GTGACGGTTCATCGCGCGACGTAATGACAATCGTCTTGCCCTTGCGTGCTTTTACTTCCTGCACGTTCGACACGACTTTGTCGAACACCGCGTCGTGCGGGGCGATGAACACCACCGGCATCATCTCGTCGATGAGCGCGATCGGCCCGTGCTTCATCTCCGCCGCGGGATAGCCCTCGGCGTGGATGTACGAGATTTCCTTGAGCTTGAGCGCGCCTTCGAGCGCTGCCGGAAAATTGAAGCCGCGGCCGAGGTACAGAAAATTCGATGCGCGCTTGAACTCTTCGGCAATCTCCTCGATCACCGACGCGGTATCGAGCACCGTCTTGATCTGCCCCGGCAGTGCGGCCAGCGCCTGCGCAAACTCGCGCCCTCGCGCCACAGAGAGCTCGCGCTTGCGCGCCAGCTTGAGCGTGAAGAGCGCGAGCGCCACCACCTGGCTCGTGAACGCCTTGGTGCTGGCCACGCCGATCTCAGGGCCCGCGTGGAGGTACACGCCGCCGTCGTCTTCGCGCGCAATCGTGGAACCCACCACGTTCACGAGTCCGAGCGTGCGCGCACCGCGACGCTTGGCCTCGCGCATCGCGGCCAGCGTATCGGCCGTCTCGCCGGACTGCGACATGACAATGCAGAGCGTGCGCTCGGTGACGATCGGATTTTTGTAGCGGAACTCCGACGCGTACTCCACTTCCACCGGAATGCGCGCCAGCTCTTCAATCATCATTTCGCCAATCAACGCCGAGTGCCAGCTGGTGCCGCAAGCGGTGATGATGATGTTGTCAATATTCAGCAGCTGTTCGTGCGAGAGATTGATGCCGCCGAGCTTGGCCGTGCCATCTTCGAGGATCAAACGGCCACGCATCGTATTTTCGATGGTGGTGGGCTGCTCAAAGATTTCCTTGAGCATGAAGTGTGCGTAGCCACCGCGCTCGATGGCCGCGAGATCCCAGTTGATGCGATCCACGGTCCGCGGCTGCGGCATGGCATCGATGTCAATCACTTTGTACTTATCGCGCTCAATCACCGCCACATCGCCGTCGTTCAGGTACACAACCTGGCGCGTGTGTGCGAGAATGGCCGAGGGATCGGAGGCGAGGAAGGTTTCCCCTTCTCCGACGCCGATGAGCAGCGGACTGCCTTTCCGCGCCGCGACGATTTTGTCGCGATCTTTGCTCGAGACCACCGCGAGCCCGTACGTGCCTTCGATTTTGCGCAGCGCGTTGATGACCGCTTCCTCGAGCGAGCCGTCGAACAGCTCCTGCACGAGGTGCGCGATGACTTCGGTGTCGGTGTCGCTGCGGAACTCGTAGCCGAGGTCCTGCAAGGCGGCCTTGAGTGCGGTGGAGTTTTCGATAATGCCGTTATGGACAACGGCAATCGTGCCGTCCGCCGAGAGATGCGGATGCGCGTTGCGTTCGGTCGGCGGACCGTGCGTGGCCCAGCGGGTGTGCCCGATGCCCACGGTGCCGCTCAGCGGCGACGCCACCAGCGCGGCCTCGAGCTTGGCAATCTTTCCGGCGGCGCGTCGTACCTCGAGCGCATCGCCCGTCCAAACGGCGACGCCCGCGGAGTCATAGCCACGGTACTCCATGCGCCGAAGTCCCTCAATCAAATAGGGAACGGCGTCCTTGGGACCGATGTAACCGATGATACCGCACATAGTCAGATTGGGGAGAGACGGTGAAGTCGAGCGCCGGCGCCGTGCCGCGCACAACGAACCACGACGTGTCCTGCGCGCTTACGCCAGCTGGCCTAGCAACTGTCGGCCACGTTCCACTAACTGCGCCGCGGCCTCTCGGGTGGGCGCCTCGGCGATCACCCGCACAATCGGTTCCGTGCCCGACGGCCGCACATGCACCCATCGGTCTGGCCAGCCGAGTCGCAGTCCATCTTGCGTGTCCGCTTCCGCGTCTGGGAAGGCCGCACGCAATGCGGCGTACACGGTATCGAGCGGTGCGTTTGGGCGGTCGAGCTTTTCTTTGAGAATCGCGTAGCGAGGCGAGTCCGACACAATCTTCGAAATCGGACGCGGATCCTCGAGCATGAGTTGCAAGACAAGTGCCACGCCGAGCGGTGCGTCACGTCCCAGATGCAACTCTGGTAGAATCACGCCACCGTTGCCTTCGCCGCCAATCACCGCATGCTCTGCTTTCATTCGGAGCGCCACGTTCACCTCACCCACCGGCGCGCGAATCACACGCTGTCCGTGGTCGGCGGCGGCATCGTCCACCACGCGTGAGGTGGAAAGATTGGTGACCACACTTCCCTTGCGGTGTCGCAGGACGACACGGCACGCGAGTGCGAGTGTGTAGTCTTCGCCGATGGCCGTGCCCGCGTCTGAGACGAGCGCCAAACGGTCTACATCGGGGTCGGTGGCAAAGCCCACCTGCGCGCCCGTTTGCTGCACGAGCTTTTCGAGATCGCCCAGATTTTCAGGGATCGGCTCGGGGGGCCTCGGAAAGCGGCCATCGGTTTCGATGTTGATTTCGTGTACTTCGCAGCCGAGCAACTCGAGCAGGTGCGGAATCACGGCGCCACCGGCACCGCGGCAGGCGTCGTACGCCACGCGGAATCCGCGCGCGCGAATGGCCTGCACGTTGATGAACGGCAGTTTGAGAATGGCGTCGAGGTGGCGCTTGATCGCGTCGCCGTCGAAGGTTGTTTTTCCGAGCTGATTCCATTCGACGTAGGGCACGCCGCTCTCGACGAGCGCGCGCATTTGCGCCCCTTCGGTAGCCGACAGAAAGAGCCCCGACGCGCCGATGAACTTGAGCGCATTCCATTCGATGGGATTGTGACTCGCGGTAATGCCAAGCCCGCCCGCCGCGTGGTGATGCTCCACCCCCATCTGAATGGTGGGCGTGGTGGTGAGGCCGAGGTCAATGACGTCGGCGCCCACGGATTCGAGCGCTGCGCGCGCGATGGTATGGAACAGAGGCCCGGAGACGCGGCTGTCGCGGCCCAACACGACGGCGCGTGACCCGCCCTGCGCCACCGCCCAGGCACCAAAGGCCGCCGCGTAGCGTGCGACCACTTCCGGCGAGAGGCCGTGGCCGACGCGGCCACGAATGCCGGACACGGAGATCATCAGTCGAGGGTCTGTCATTGTGATAAAGCTACCGGAACGCGAGCGGGAGCGACAACGCCCACGGTTGGCGGAGGGGTGTCCCGCGGGTAGCTTGCCATCGGTCACTTACCCCGCCGCATGACCCTGCTACCGCTCGCTGCCGCCGCTGGCGGCGGCTCGATTGACGGCCTCTCCGCGCCACAGCTTGTGGCCGCTGGCTTTACGCTCCTGCAACGGAGCGCCCCGCTGGTTCGCGCCCTTGCCGGCCGACGGAGCGCACTGCTACTCCCGAGCGGGCCGCAGTTCCTCACGGCACTGGCGGCGAGCGACGGGCGAGGCGCGGTGTTGATCAACCCGCTGGCCGCCCCTGCCGAAATCGCGTTTCAACTTGCCGACGCCAACGTGGGCGCGGTGTTCACGGTGGCGTCACTGGCCAGGCGGTTGGCGCCGTCGGTGACGTATGTGCTTCTCGACGAGGCGCCGCGCGCCGCGCGCATCGTAACGCCCGACGGCACCACCGACGTGGACCTCGGCTCGCATTTTGGGATCGATCTCTCCATCGACACCGACACCCCCGGCCGCGACGAAGAGTGCGCCATCGTGTACACCTCGGCGATGGCAGGCACGCCGCTCGGGGCGGTGCTGACGCATCGCAACCTGCTGGCCAATGCGCGACAAACAGTGGAAGCTGCGCAGATGACGCCGCAGGGACATTGCCTCGCGGTACTCCCCTTTGCGCATCTCTTTGGCCTGACCGTCACGGCGATGGCGCCGATGCTCTCCGGCGGGCGGGTGACGACGATGGCAAAGTTCAATCCGCTCACCGCAGTCGATCTCATGCGGTCGGCCGGGATCACCGAGTTTGTGGGTGTGCCTGCGGTGTTCGCTGGCCTGCTGGCGGCGATTGAGCGCAAAGGGGGCGCCGCGGGTTTTGACATGCTACGCCTCTGCATTTGCGGTGGCGCGCCACTTTCCGTGGCACTGCAGGATCGATGGTTTGACGCCACGGGGGTCGAACTGCGGCAGGGGTACGGACTCACGGAGTCGTCGCCCGTCTGCTTGTTCAATCCCCCGGACCGGCCGAACCAGCGCGGCGCGCTGGGGGAGCCATTCCCAGGCTGCGAAGTGACGGTGCGCGACCACGAGACCAATGCCCCACTGCCAGACGGTACGGCCGGCGAGATCTGCGTCCGTGGCCCCACGGTGTTTGCCGGCTACCTGCACGACGGTGACAAGGGCCTGCAGCTACGCGACGGCTGGCTCGGCAGCGGTGATCGTGGCATTCGTCACGCCGACGGCACGGTGACATTCGAGGGGCTCATCAAGCCGATGTTCACGCGCAACGGGTTCAACGTGTATCCGCGCGAAATCGAGCGAGCGCTCTGTGAACTCGCCGGTGTGCGGTCCGCGCGGGTGTACGCCATTCCCGAGCCGTCGCGCGAGCACGATGTGGGGGTGGAGATCGTTGGTGACGTCAGTGAAGCCGAGGTTCGGCGGTGGTGTGAGAGCCGGCTGTCGGTGTACAAACAACCCACGGACATCTCGATCGTCGCCGGTTGAACGGCGGCGCTGCCGCGGCCACTCGCGCGTCAGCCCGCCCCGCCCATTCCGCGCTCCGGCGGAATAGATTTCTCGCATCCTTCTCACTCAGGGTACTGCCTCGTGACCCGCGCCTTCGACGACGACTTCAAGTACCGCTTCGCCACCCGCGCCATTCACGCGGGCCAGCGCCCCGATCCGACCACGGGCGCGATTATGCCAGCCATCGTCCAGACGTCTACGTACGTCCAGGAAGGGCTCGGGCAGAACAAAGGCTACGAGTATGCGCGAGGAAAGAACCCCACGCGTGAAGCGCTCGAGCGCAACGTGGCCGCTCTCGAAGGCGCCAAGCACGGCTTTGCGTTCTCGAGCGGCATGGGCTGTCTCGACTCGCTCATGAAGCTCTTCAAGTCTGGCGACCACATTGTGGTGGGTGAGAACGTCTACGGCGGCACCTACCGCCTGATGGACAAGATTCTCACGAACTTCGGCCTGAGCTTCTCGTTTGTGGACACGCGCGACGTGCAGAAGATTGCCGACGCGATCAAAAAGAACACCGTCGCCGTACTGCTCGAAACGCCGACGAATCCGCTGATGCGCCTTACCGATCTCGCAGAAGCCGCGAGCGTCATCAAGCCGAGCGGCGCGCTGATGATCGTCGACAACACCTTCGCCTCACCGGTGCTGCAGCAGCCGCTCGCACTCGGCGCAGACATTGTGTATCACTCGACGACGAAATATCTGAACGGCCACAGCGATATGATTGGCGGCATCTGCGTGCTCAACGACGACGACCTCGCCGCGCGCATTCAGTTCATTGCCAACTCCGCTGGCGCCGTGCCGGGCCCCATGGACTCGTGGCTCGCGCTCCGCGGCACCAAGACGCTCGCCCTGCGCGTCCGGCAGAGCGATGCCAACGGCCGAGAGATTGCCGCGATGCTCGCGAAGCGCATGGGCGACGAACGCGTCTTTTATCCCGGCCTCACCTCGCACGCGCAGCACGAACTGGCCAAAAAGCAGATGACTGGCTTTGGCGGCATGATCTCGGTGGAGACGGGCTCCAAGGAAAATGCCAACACGGTGCTCACGCGTGTGCGCGTGTTTAGTCTCGCGGAGTCGCTGGGTGGTGTGGAGTCGCTCATCAGCCATCCCGCCTCCATGACCCACGCCTCGGTGGAGCCAGCGCGCCGCCAGCAGCTCGGCGTCACGGAAGGGCTCGTGCGCCTGTCGTGCGGAATTGAGGACGTGCAGGACCTGCTGGAAGACTTGGAACAGGCATTTCGGGGCATCTGATTGGCACTTTCTGAGGTCCGCACCCGTACGGGTGTGTGACCGCCCCGACACCGCCGGTTTCATCTCCGCGAGGAGTTTCCAATGCCCGACCGCAAAATCCTGACTGACATCGCCTCGCAAACGTGGGAGCACCCGGCCGACCGCGCCGCGCTGAACACGCTGCGTTCCATTCCCGCGTTCGACGAAGTCATCCGCAAGATTGCGTCGTTCTTTGGGGAACGTGGACTGCGCCAGCTCTTTCTGGCCAATGCGGTGCGCGTGGGGCCCACACAGCGCCCCACGCTCGACCGCTTGCTCACCGAAGTGCTCGCCACTTTCGACTACCCCGAACGGCCGCAGCTGTACGTCACGCAGTCGCCGGTCATCAATGCTGCGGCGATTGGTTTTGACAAACCGTTCATCGTCATCAACTCGGCGGTGATTGAACTGCTGACAGAAGACGAGCAGCGGGTGATCATCGCACACGAAGTGGCGCACATCGTGAGCGGACATGTGCTCTACCGCACGGTGGCGCTGATCATCATGACGGTCGGCCTGTCCTCGCTACCGATGGTGGCCGCGGCCGTGCTCTTCCCCATTCAGATGGCGCTCTTTGAATGGTACCGAAAGAGCGAACTGAGCTCGGATCGCGGCGCACTGGTCGTGGTGCAAGACGCGCGGACCGTGATGATGACGTTCCTGAAATTGGCGGGCGGCCCCGCGCACGGCGATCCAATTGACCTCGACGCCTTTATTGCGCAGGCCAAGGAATACGAAACGCAGGGCGATGTGGTGGACCGCGTCTGGCAGATTATCAACACCGTCTTCCGCGATCACCCGTTCCACACGGTGCGCGCCGGTGAGTTGCAGCGCTGGATTGAGTCGGGCGCGTACGATAAAGTCATGGCCGGCGAGTACGCGCGCCGCAGTGACGCCAAGCCCGCCGACGAAGTGCGGCACGATGTGAACGAAGCGGCGCAGTATTACGGCGACCAAGCACGCGCCGCCGTCGGCAAACTCGGCGACGTGTTGGACCGTGCCAAAGATGCCTTTGACGACGCCTTCAAGGGCGGTCGTCGATGAAGATCTTGGTCGTCGGTGGCGGCGGGCGCGAGCACGCGCTCGCGTGGCGGTTCCGCCATGACGACCCGCATTGCGAGATTATCGCCGCCCCGGGGAATCCGGGGATCGGCGAACTCGGGCGTTGTGAACCAATCAAAGCCACCGACGTAGCCGCTCTCGCCGCACTCGCACGGCGTGAGCAGGTGTCGCTCACGATTGTCGGGCCGGAAGCGCCGCTCGAAGCGGGGATCGTCGATCATTTTCGTACGCTCGGCCTGCCTGTCTTTGGACCCACGGCGGCCGCAGCGCGAATTGAAACATCCAAGCGCTTCGCCAAAGAGTTGATGCTGGCCGCGGGCATTCCCACAGCCAGCGCCCGCACCTTCACCAACGCGGCGGAAGCCAAAGCCGAAGTGCGTCGCCTCGGCGCGCCGGTGGTGGTCAAGGCGTCTGGGCTCGCCGCTGGCAAAGGGGTGATCGTCGCCGAGACGGTGGCAGAGGCGGAGTCGGCAATCACGATGATGCTCGAGGGGAATGCGTTCGGCGAAGCCGGACACGAAGTACTCGTCGAGGAGTTCATGAGTGGCGAGGAGATTTCGGTGTTCGCGCTCACCGACGGCACGCACGTGCTGCCAATGATCGCCGCGCAGGATCACAAGCGGATTGGTGAACGCGATACCGGCCCCAACACAGGCGGCATGGGAGCATATGCCCCCGTCTCACTTGCGACGGCGGCGGTGGCGGACGACACGGTTGAGCGCGTATTCCTTCCCACACTCGCCGCGATGCGCGCCGCAGGCTGTCCGTTCACCGGTCTGCTCTACGCGGGACTGATGCTCACGCCGCAGGGCGCGAAGGTCGTTGAATTCAACTGTCGTTTTGGCGATCCTGAAACCGAGACGCTGCTTCCGCTACTGGCGTCGAGCTTGCTCGAACCCGTGCGTGCGATTGCCAATGGCGATTCGCTGGCTGGGGCGTCGCCGCTTCTCTGGCGCGGGGCGGCCGTCACGACGGTTGTGGCCGCGGCTGGCTATCCAGGTACAGTACGCTCCGGCGATCTGATCACACTCCCACCGGCCGAAGAAGGCGTGATCGTCTTTCATGCCGGTACGGCGCGCGATGCACAGCAACGGCTTATCAGTTCGGGTGGTCGCGTCTTTGCCATCACAGCTGTCGCCGACTCACTAGCCGAGGCGCAACGCCGCAGTACGGCGCACGCCGAACGTGTGCAGCTGGACGGTCGCCAACTGCGCCGCGACATTGGATGGCGCGAGCTCGCGCGCAGTGCCGGAACTTCCTGAAACTGAGACGATAGCGCGCGATTTGCACGGTGCCGTGGGTGGCGCTGTCATCGGCGCGACCTCCGTCCCGCGCCCCGACGTCCTGCGCGAGGTCACGGCGGTGGAGTTCGCCGAGCGCACAACTGGCGCACAGATCGGCCGCGTGTGGCGACGCGCAAAGTCGGTGATTCTCGATATCTCTACGGGAGATCGCCTGGTGGTCACGCCGCGGTTCACCGGCGCCCTGCTGATTGAAGCTGCGGACGCCACTGCGGCCTCCCCTGCGCCGACATCGGCCGACTACACCGCCATCCACTGGCAACTCA
The genomic region above belongs to Gemmatimonadota bacterium and contains:
- a CDS encoding AMP-binding protein encodes the protein MTLLPLAAAAGGGSIDGLSAPQLVAAGFTLLQRSAPLVRALAGRRSALLLPSGPQFLTALAASDGRGAVLINPLAAPAEIAFQLADANVGAVFTVASLARRLAPSVTYVLLDEAPRAARIVTPDGTTDVDLGSHFGIDLSIDTDTPGRDEECAIVYTSAMAGTPLGAVLTHRNLLANARQTVEAAQMTPQGHCLAVLPFAHLFGLTVTAMAPMLSGGRVTTMAKFNPLTAVDLMRSAGITEFVGVPAVFAGLLAAIERKGGAAGFDMLRLCICGGAPLSVALQDRWFDATGVELRQGYGLTESSPVCLFNPPDRPNQRGALGEPFPGCEVTVRDHETNAPLPDGTAGEICVRGPTVFAGYLHDGDKGLQLRDGWLGSGDRGIRHADGTVTFEGLIKPMFTRNGFNVYPREIERALCELAGVRSARVYAIPEPSREHDVGVEIVGDVSEAEVRRWCESRLSVYKQPTDISIVAG
- the glmS gene encoding glutamine--fructose-6-phosphate transaminase (isomerizing) gives rise to the protein MCGIIGYIGPKDAVPYLIEGLRRMEYRGYDSAGVAVWTGDALEVRRAAGKIAKLEAALVASPLSGTVGIGHTRWATHGPPTERNAHPHLSADGTIAVVHNGIIENSTALKAALQDLGYEFRSDTDTEVIAHLVQELFDGSLEEAVINALRKIEGTYGLAVVSSKDRDKIVAARKGSPLLIGVGEGETFLASDPSAILAHTRQVVYLNDGDVAVIERDKYKVIDIDAMPQPRTVDRINWDLAAIERGGYAHFMLKEIFEQPTTIENTMRGRLILEDGTAKLGGINLSHEQLLNIDNIIITACGTSWHSALIGEMMIEELARIPVEVEYASEFRYKNPIVTERTLCIVMSQSGETADTLAAMREAKRRGARTLGLVNVVGSTIAREDDGGVYLHAGPEIGVASTKAFTSQVVALALFTLKLARKRELSVARGREFAQALAALPGQIKTVLDTASVIEEIAEEFKRASNFLYLGRGFNFPAALEGALKLKEISYIHAEGYPAAEMKHGPIALIDEMMPVVFIAPHDAVFDKVVSNVQEVKARKGKTIVITSRDEPSLKGLVDYEIRIPETVDMLMPILASVPLQLLAYYIAVKRGSNVDQPRNLAKSVTVE
- a CDS encoding PLP-dependent transferase, whose translation is MTRAFDDDFKYRFATRAIHAGQRPDPTTGAIMPAIVQTSTYVQEGLGQNKGYEYARGKNPTREALERNVAALEGAKHGFAFSSGMGCLDSLMKLFKSGDHIVVGENVYGGTYRLMDKILTNFGLSFSFVDTRDVQKIADAIKKNTVAVLLETPTNPLMRLTDLAEAASVIKPSGALMIVDNTFASPVLQQPLALGADIVYHSTTKYLNGHSDMIGGICVLNDDDLAARIQFIANSAGAVPGPMDSWLALRGTKTLALRVRQSDANGREIAAMLAKRMGDERVFYPGLTSHAQHELAKKQMTGFGGMISVETGSKENANTVLTRVRVFSLAESLGGVESLISHPASMTHASVEPARRQQLGVTEGLVRLSCGIEDVQDLLEDLEQAFRGI
- the glmM gene encoding phosphoglucosamine mutase, whose protein sequence is MTDPRLMISVSGIRGRVGHGLSPEVVARYAAAFGAWAVAQGGSRAVVLGRDSRVSGPLFHTIARAALESVGADVIDLGLTTTPTIQMGVEHHHAAGGLGITASHNPIEWNALKFIGASGLFLSATEGAQMRALVESGVPYVEWNQLGKTTFDGDAIKRHLDAILKLPFINVQAIRARGFRVAYDACRGAGGAVIPHLLELLGCEVHEINIETDGRFPRPPEPIPENLGDLEKLVQQTGAQVGFATDPDVDRLALVSDAGTAIGEDYTLALACRVVLRHRKGSVVTNLSTSRVVDDAAADHGQRVIRAPVGEVNVALRMKAEHAVIGGEGNGGVILPELHLGRDAPLGVALVLQLMLEDPRPISKIVSDSPRYAILKEKLDRPNAPLDTVYAALRAAFPDAEADTQDGLRLGWPDRWVHVRPSGTEPIVRVIAEAPTREAAAQLVERGRQLLGQLA
- the purD gene encoding phosphoribosylamine--glycine ligase; this translates as MKILVVGGGGREHALAWRFRHDDPHCEIIAAPGNPGIGELGRCEPIKATDVAALAALARREQVSLTIVGPEAPLEAGIVDHFRTLGLPVFGPTAAAARIETSKRFAKELMLAAGIPTASARTFTNAAEAKAEVRRLGAPVVVKASGLAAGKGVIVAETVAEAESAITMMLEGNAFGEAGHEVLVEEFMSGEEISVFALTDGTHVLPMIAAQDHKRIGERDTGPNTGGMGAYAPVSLATAAVADDTVERVFLPTLAAMRAAGCPFTGLLYAGLMLTPQGAKVVEFNCRFGDPETETLLPLLASSLLEPVRAIANGDSLAGASPLLWRGAAVTTVVAAAGYPGTVRSGDLITLPPAEEGVIVFHAGTARDAQQRLISSGGRVFAITAVADSLAEAQRRSTAHAERVQLDGRQLRRDIGWRELARSAGTS
- a CDS encoding M48 family metallopeptidase, which produces MPDRKILTDIASQTWEHPADRAALNTLRSIPAFDEVIRKIASFFGERGLRQLFLANAVRVGPTQRPTLDRLLTEVLATFDYPERPQLYVTQSPVINAAAIGFDKPFIVINSAVIELLTEDEQRVIIAHEVAHIVSGHVLYRTVALIIMTVGLSSLPMVAAAVLFPIQMALFEWYRKSELSSDRGALVVVQDARTVMMTFLKLAGGPAHGDPIDLDAFIAQAKEYETQGDVVDRVWQIINTVFRDHPFHTVRAGELQRWIESGAYDKVMAGEYARRSDAKPADEVRHDVNEAAQYYGDQARAAVGKLGDVLDRAKDAFDDAFKGGRR